The segment TATTTTTACCTCTTCCCCCTCCTGACCACCGTCTTCCTGTCCCATTGTCTCAGATGACACGTCGGTGTGTCGAAGATAGAGCCgacattgatttttttgtaagtaTCGCAcagtagcctgtgctagtgtgacgtgtgattgtgattctcgtgcttgtgatttgtgctcgggacttgcatcctgtgcagtgacaccgcctggactggactccaagcagcttttgggtatgtttgacccttttctttcccttcttttcttttttctgttctttatttttgtatttattaatccccctccccccacctgacgaagagtacagattccaatcctcgaaacgttgtggtaTACCgtgtgtaacatataacgatggcaaatatccgaaatcatgttatccttttaaaccttccatcgtcaataaaaatcTTACCAAATCATCAATTCTCATCATAATAGCACATGAGACAAATAAAGGTCACCTGAAAGCACTCACTTATGCAATTTTTTGGCGTATAGGTAAATGTAGTTAAAagtttggtattttaattttaatgatgcaaatgttttataaaggtcttgaaattagttactgaaaattactaaaattaattaaaaattacagtcatataatatatatatatatattatatatatataattagatatatatatatttaattatatatatatatatatatataaaattacattcagACTAAATTAAAGGAATGTTCTTATCCCTTGCAGGACGGTCCAGGGATGCAGCGGCCTTTGGAACATAAGTAACCTGGTGGACAGTGGATGACGTCACAAGTCGGTGGAGGTCTACAAGAGGGGTCTGGAGGACATGGAGGTTGCCTACAAGAGCTCTCCACAAGGTAACACTCTTGTCCTGGAGGACATTCGAAGTCCTGGCAGGTGGCTCTAGTGACACAGCGTCCATTTATACATACTCTACCGTAGTTGCAAGGAGAAGAAGGACTGCACATTCTAGGTCTGCAGGATGGTAGTGGAAAACAGGGGGCTTTAACACACACGACCTCCTCGAGGTAACACTCTTCTCCAGGAGGACACTCATACCCTCTGCAAGTCGGTATAGTTACGCACTCTCCATCCGCGAGGACGGTTCCCTCGGGGCAAAGCGGCGCCGAGCATTTGTCAGGTCTGCAGACGGGCCTCTGGGGACAAGGAGGTACCAAACAGGGTATATCCTCTAGATAACACTGTTCCCCTGGTTTGCATTCCACGTTATCACAAGTTAACTCAGGAATACATTCACCATCCTGGCAGATGTAGCCTCCCTTACAACGTATTATAGCACATTTGTCAGGTCTGCAGACGGGCCTCTGGGGACAAGGAGGTACCAAACAGGGTATATCCTCTAGATAACACTGTTCCCCTGGTTTGCATTCCACGTTATCACAAGTTAACTCCGGAATACATTCACCGTCCTGGCAGATGTAGCCTCCCTTACAACGTACTGTAGCACACTTGTCAATGGGTCTGCAGGAAGGAACTCTGCAAGGAGGTTCTGTACACGGAACGTCCTGTAGATAACACTCTTGATCACAAGGACATTGATAGTCGAAGCAAGGATCTAAAATGCATTCTTTGTCGACACATGTGTATCCTATGACACAGTCAATTGAAGCACATGTCAACTCCGGTATGCAAGTGGGTATGCCATCCAAAATAACACACTCCTCCTGCTCTCCA is part of the Homalodisca vitripennis isolate AUS2020 chromosome 8, UT_GWSS_2.1, whole genome shotgun sequence genome and harbors:
- the LOC124367423 gene encoding prespore protein Dp87-like, whose product is MCVSTRVLPLLLLCVIQQAVAVKEPTEDGGCAKEKSCDFNDCKDGEECYLLNGEPTCRPCSSTCEGVQCPEGQECILEVVQCFVPPCCPIPTCTPTDNSSSCPDEKEQTCDGIDCGKQKECIILDGIPTCVQELTCATINCIAGYTCVDRKCILDPCFDYECPDGEECYLEDVPCTHPPCRVPSCRPIDKFDSSEDEECVKEQTCEGIHCGEQEECVILDGIPTCIPELTCASIDCVIGYTCVDKECILDPCFDYQCPCDQECYLQDVPCTEPPCRVPSCRPIDKCATVRCKGGYICQDGECIPELTCDNVECKPGEQCYLEDIPCLVPPCPQRPVCRPDKCAIIRCKGGYICQDGECIPELTCDNVECKPGEQCYLEDIPCLVPPCPQRPVCRPDKCSAPLCPEGTVLADGECVTIPTCRGYECPPGEECYLEEVVCVKAPCFPLPSCRPRMCSPSSPCNYGRVCINGRCVTRATCQDFECPPGQECYLVESSCRQPPCPPDPSCRPPPTCDVIHCPPGYLCSKGRCIPGPSCKG